The Penicillium psychrofluorescens genome assembly, chromosome: 2 nucleotide sequence TACTATTACTCCTGGCGTAGCTTCTTTTGTTCCTTTGGTTGAAGGAAGAGCTTGAAGAGGAGATGAAGCCGATCTTACTGTGTATAGCGAATCAGGCAAATATTATTGTAAAGGCAGCGAGACATGTCTCTTCTACTACTGGCCTCATCTTCTAATTGACCAAAAAGATCGCTAGTTATGGGCCGAGGCAGTTCTCCCCGTCGGGCGGTTTGCTAGCTCCTACCGAGCCGTCCTCAAACAGAAACGATGGTCTAGTAATAGATTGTTCGCGAAGGTGCCTTTGGTGACCCGGTAGTTAGGTAGTTGAGTGGGAAACGCGGGGAAGGCTCTTCATAGTGCTTATTGAAATTGTCCGATCGCCGGCGCAGTGCCTGAACCTCGGTCGAAGATGACCCCGAAACAGCAATTCCGCCCCAATGGCTTAGACAACATTACGTCGCGGACTTCCTTGCATTTTGTCCGTAAGTGTCTGCTATGAAAAAATTGCGATTCTCAGACAGCAATTGTTCAAAACCGGATATTCTGGCAACAAACCGTGGACTTCTACTCCAGCTCGGTATAAATTGTCCCGAATAAGGTTTGTTTACGACGCAGCGTCACATTCCAGGCGGTGCCCATCTGTCTAGCCTCGTTAGTGCTATCACTTAAATCTAACTCGTTTCCTGTCAATTGCTAGATGCGATGATACATCTCCGTTAAAATCATGGCTCCGATACTCGTCAATGTGTTGACGGCACTGCTCGCAGCTAGTGTTGGCTGCGAGGCCTTCGACAAGCAAACAACTGCACGCGGTGACAGGAGCTGGCATGAATATGTTCGCTCTCCTAAGACTTCAATAGTCACGCCGAAAGCTATTTTAGCGGCCAATACCTCTGGCGACGTATCCAACCCAGCCGGCATGCTGGGTTGGAACCGACACCCGACAGTCCTGACTCGCAAACAAGGAAGCGACGATGTCCCAAGTGTCATTGTTGATTTCGGTCAGAATGTCGTTGGTATTCTGGCTATCTCTTTTGCGGGATCGACCAATTCTTCTGCCGGGTTTCCTGGTCTTAAGCTGGCGTTCTCGGAGACACAGCAATACCTGACAAACGTTAGCGACTTCACTAGGTCTGACAATCTGCCAGCTGTAAGTTATACCAGGCCTGTTTGGGAAGACAAATACTAAGGGCAGAACTATAGGGTTCCAAAATCACCAACGGAACAGATCAGGTACTACATTAAGACAGACCCAGATCATTGCCTTGGAAACACTAACATGGTCATCCAGATTGCTGTCGCCAACAAGCCGTTCACCTGGAAAGATCAAACCGGGTGCCAGCATGGTGACAAAGTGTGCTCCGATGGCCTTCACGGATTCCGATATCTGAAGATAACGCTCGATGCTCTGGAAAGTGACTCCCCATACACACAATCCTACGGCTCagtctccatctccaacatTGAACTCGAATGGAATGCCTATCTGGGCACACCCGATACCTTCACCGGGTGGTTCGAGTGTTCCGATGAAGACCTTACCCAATGGTGGTTTGACGGTGTCTACACGGCCGACATGATCAACTCCAAGTTCCTTGCCAATGAGACGGATCCGCGAAACTCGGCTAGCCCGACTCTAGAGGGCAAGGAGGTTCTCTTTGATGGCGCTAAACGTGATAGAGATCCCTATGTTGGGGATCTGGCGGTGGCTTCGCTGACCTCGTATCTATCTCATGATGACCCTGCTTCGACACGCAATATCCTTGCGGATTTGGCAAATCACCAACgagatgatggatggattcCTCCTGCCAGCATGTAAGTTATTTTGTGTGATGCATTGATGACGTTGCTGAAGATATCTAACTTAATTAGCAACAACTACACCCTTGATCTCTACGACTATCCAATGTGGTGGGTTGTGTGCACATATGACTTTGTCATGTACACCGGCGAGACGGATTTTGCTGCCCAGTACTACggcgtgatgaagaagacctTGGATGGTTATTTCGGACAGAACCTCACTGCCACGGGGGGTCTTCTTGACAAAACCAATGGATATGGCGACTATGCCTTCCTCCCTCGCTCCGGCAAGATTACATATTACAACGCACTCTACGTTCACGCCTTGAAGTCGGCTGCTGAACTTGCCAGTATACTCGGACACGATGAGGATCGGAATGCCTGGACTGCGCGAGCTGAGAGCGTCAGTACCAAACTGCTAGCACGAAACTGGGACACCTCCGTGGGTGCCTTTTTCGACGGAGGGCCATGCCCAAATAACGCAACAAACTCGATTTGCAACGTCCACGCCCAGGATGGCAATGGTCTCGCGGTGTTAGCCGGAGCTGTCAATTCCTCGACTGCAACCAGTCTACTAGATTACTATGCGCGGGCCGCTGCACGACCGTACGGAAACGCATTTTACGACAATGATGCCCTGTCAGCCGGATTCTCAGAGCGTGTGTATGCCTTCATCTCGTACTTCGAGCTGGCTGCCCGTTTCGCCACCAAGGGCGCTGCATCCTCGGCCTTTGAAGAGATCAAACGCCTATatggctggatggcgacGCATGACCCGAAGATTACATTCTGGGAGGGTATTGGGCCTGGCGGTTCTCCATACGAGCAGGGCTTCACTTCGATGGCACACGGTTGGTCCACGGGTATCGTGTCGCTCATGAGCAACTACGTTCTCGGGGTCCAGCCCACAGGGCCCGGATTCAAGACCTGGCAGATCTGTCCTGTTGTGGACGGTGGGAACCTCACTTGGGCGCAGGGAGAGGTCGGTACGCCGTCTGGTCCGATTAGGGTTagttggaagaagagccatGATGGGTCGCTTACACTGCAATTTGATACCCCCAGAGACACCAGCGGGGTTATCTGCGTGCCAACGGAGGGTTTCAGGAAGGATCGAATGACCATGGATGGGAAACGGGTTGAAGGTGAGGAGGCACACACCCTCGGTCCCATTGCGACGGCCGGAGACGGGTTCAAAGTGATCAAAGCGGATGGCGGGGCGCATACGATCGTGGTAGGGCGTTAAATAACTAGTCACCAGAAGTGTACATAGGCCGGAATGTTGAATTGAGTCTAGCGGCATTTTAACATCAAAAGCTTTGCACAGCCTCGCGCTTTTCCCacctcttttctttccaaCTTCAGCATACGACATGGCTCCCATCGTATATCTAATCCGCCACGGCCAAGCCGAGCACAACGTGAACATCTCCAAGGTTCCAAGCGCTCCGTCACCTAGGTGGTCACAAGACATACTTACCGGGATAACAATAGGACTCGCATAAAagaccagatccaggccTGACAGCAACCGGAGAAGAGCAAAGCAAGGATCTCTGCACCATTTTCCCGCACCACGAGAAAATATCTCTCATTCTTGCCTCGCCATTGAAACGCACTGTTCAAACAGCGGCTTATACATTTGGCCCGATCCTCAGAGAGCGCCAAGTCCCTTTGATCCTCGTGCCTGCGGCGCAGGAAATTGGCGCCTTCGGGTGCGATATCGGACAAGAGGCAGATGCCCTCAGGATTCAGGCCCCGGAGTGGATCCGGGAGGCTGTGCGGGGGTATGACATGCAACACTTAAACATGGATCTTATTCAAGAAGGTTGGAATAGAAAGGTTGGTCACCCATAGTGGTCGGTGGTCTTTTCAAGCGCTTAGTGGTTATAACTATAGGAAGGCGTCTACGCTGCCACATTGGCAGCTGTCCGTGAGCGTGAAGCCGCACTTCGAAGCTGGCTCTTTCAACGTCCAGAGTCACATATTGCGCTCGTCACACATGGTGCCTTTCTGCACTATTTGACTGATGACTGGGCGACCTACGATCGCACGCGCGGGACGCGGTATAAGAACTGTGAGTATAGGCAGTTCGAGTTCACGTCCGACTCCAATTTGGATGACGCGCATCTGAGGGAGGTTGGTGGTACTCGTGAGAGACAGCGCCGGCCTTCGAACATTGAGGTCCATGTTTTTAACAGTGACGATTTGACCACATGTTGAAACATTGGGTTATCTCGCTGCTTCAGGCCCCGGTCTGGTAGGGTTTGATAGAAGACGTCTATGATTTCTCGTGACATATAGTACATGCGCATCTGATCCAGGAGAGATGGGCTAGGTGGTACAGAATAATTGGGCCAATTGAAGTGTACATAGCCTGCACTGCAAATTGCTGCTTTGAGATGTAACTCCCAAGCACTGGCACACCATCAGGCACCAGGGACTGGCTTCAAAACGCCATTGTCATCATATTTCGCTTCTGTTTCCAAGTCAGACCAGCGACCTGGCAAGACAAAGCACCAGGGGACAAAACTCACTGAAAAAGGTATAGGAAAGCGTAACGGTATCAATCCCCTTCATATTAGGATCCGTCGCGAAGTCAGGATCaataaagaagaaaaccGGCATATCGACCGACTCGCCGGCATTGagcttctgctcctcaaAGCAGAAGCACTGGATCTTACTGAAATACGGCGCGACCTGGCCGGGCGTGACGCTGTACGTCGCAACCCCGATGATATCCTGGGGACTCTTGTTGGTCGCCGTGTAGAAGGCCAGCGCGGTCTCGCCGGGCAGTACGCGGACTTCGCGTTGCTGCGGGGTGAATTTCCAGGGGAGCACGTCGGAGACGGAGCCGT carries:
- a CDS encoding uncharacterized protein (ID:PFLUO_004065-T1.cds;~source:funannotate), which gives rise to MAPILVNVLTALLAASVGCEAFDKQTTARGDRSWHEYVRSPKTSIVTPKAILAANTSGDVSNPAGMLGWNRHPTVLTRKQGSDDVPSVIVDFGQNVVGILAISFAGSTNSSAGFPGLKLAFSETQQYLTNVSDFTRSDNLPAGSKITNGTDQIAVANKPFTWKDQTGCQHGDKVCSDGLHGFRYLKITLDALESDSPYTQSYGSVSISNIELEWNAYLGTPDTFTGWFECSDEDLTQWWFDGVYTADMINSKFLANETDPRNSASPTLEGKEVLFDGAKRDRDPYVGDLAVASLTSYLSHDDPASTRNILADLANHQRDDGWIPPASINNYTLDLYDYPMWWVVCTYDFVMYTGETDFAAQYYGVMKKTLDGYFGQNLTATGGLLDKTNGYGDYAFLPRSGKITYYNALYVHALKSAAELASILGHDEDRNAWTARAESVSTKLLARNWDTSVGAFFDGGPCPNNATNSICNVHAQDGNGLAVLAGAVNSSTATSLLDYYARAAARPYGNAFYDNDALSAGFSERVYAFISYFELAARFATKGAASSAFEEIKRLYGWMATHDPKITFWEGIGPGGSPYEQGFTSMAHGWSTGIVSLMSNYVLGVQPTGPGFKTWQICPVVDGGNLTWAQGEVGTPSGPIRVSWKKSHDGSLTLQFDTPRDTSGVICVPTEGFRKDRMTMDGKRVEGEEAHTLGPIATAGDGFKVIKADGGAHTIVVGR
- a CDS encoding uncharacterized protein (ID:PFLUO_004066-T1.cds;~source:funannotate) gives rise to the protein MAPIVYLIRHGQAEHNVNISKDSHKRPDPGLTATGEEQSKDLCTIFPHHEKISLILASPLKRTVQTAAYTFGPILRERQVPLILVPAAQEIGAFGCDIGQEADALRIQAPEWIREAVRGYDMQHLNMDLIQEGWNRKEGVYAATLAAVREREAALRSWLFQRPESHIALVTHGAFLHYLTDDWATYDRTRGTRYKNCEYRQFEFTSDSNLDDAHLREVGGTRERQRRPSNIEVHVFNSDDLTTC